The DNA region AACAGCCTATCGGTGTGACGCAGCTGAGATGTAGTCCAACATTGCACCAGGGttagtatttttttcttccattcaCTACAATTATAAAGCTTGAAGGTGCAgggtattttttttaacaactctCATTGTGTTCGTCTGTTCTGCGAGCAGCTAAAATATTTTTCTTCCGTTTTGAAATCTTAATTTTCTTCAACCAGGtacttttcttaattttcattcagTTCTTGACCCTCCTCTTTCAGCACCTTCAGGTCTAAGGTGAATAGAAACAAATACAAGggagttcacctcaaaatgagaGCTCAGAAGAAAGGAACTAGAGGTATCTCCTGCAAACATTGTGGAGAATTTTTACTCAAAACTAAACCCTTAAAagacacatgagaattcacactagCTGCGGTGGAGGTGCTGGTCTCCCTATCTCACTGACAACACTTTAgctactccactgcacacctcaggcCCCTTCCTCAACACTTCTTACTTCACACTAACTCCGGACACAGCACACACTCCTccacaggtcacctttcgacgtaacctacgctcactctctccctctctccctctcgccTATCCTCTATGGTTTCATCTTCAGTTtcttcactctctcagtttttaGCACCGAACACAAACAGTGCTGCTCCACTCTAACATCTTGCttagacaacttttgcccactttCATCCAGACCAGCAGGCACAACCCCCTCTGCCCCTTGGCTGTCTGATGTCCTCCGTGAAGACaatctaaactcagggctgcagagtggatatagtgcaaatcaaaaCGCTCTACCAACCTtagtgtgtatcagtcactccgctgttctctgcaaatgtctccactgctaaaataaaacatactacCACAACATAATCACTCACCTCCTTCAGaccatttcttcttcagtcataccttcacttacttaCAATATCAACACCTCTATTCACACGGATACATTTCCCACAGCATTTAAGTAGACTAGGGCAAGCGCACTGCTTAAAAACCTCTTTCTAAATCAAGCACTTTCTAAATCGAAAACTACAGACTcatatcccttcttccattcattgcaaagacacttgagccaGTTGTGTTCAACTCTCCATGTTTCttgcacagaacaacctcctggacagcaaccaatctggcttcaaaagtggccagtcaactgagactgccctgctctcagttactgaagccctgagactggcaagagcagcttccaaatcctcagtactcatcttgctggatctttcttctgcttttgacacagttaaccaccaagGAAGAGTTAAGattaaagggaagtcgtggcctagtggttagagagttttactcctaaccctagggttgtgggttcgagtctcggccTTGGACAAGGCactgaatccccaactgctccccgggtgcagcagcataaatggctgcccactgctccgggtgtgtgttcatggtgtgtgtgtgcacttttgtatgggttaaatgcagagcacaaattctgagtatgggtcaccatacttggctgaatgtcacgtcactcactcagATTCTACTGTCctccctcagaaagatgggcatctctggaaccgcactcctgtgggatAAGTTCTACCTCTTAGATAGATCCTTCACTGTGTTTTTGAGCGGTGGActttctaagtcacaacttctTACTACTGGGGTCCCTCAAGGTTTAATACTTGGACcatttctcttctccatctacatgatgtCAATATGATCTgttattcagaagcatggcttttcttatcactgctatgctgatgacactcaacgcTACttctcatttcaaccagatgatccgaCAGTAGCTGCTTGTAATGCAGCCTGTCTAAGAGACATTTCTAGCTAGATGAagaaccatcaccttcaactcaaccttactaagacagaactacttgtggttccagcaaaccaaTAATTTCATCACAGCTGGTCTATAATGCTGGTTTGGTCAACCAGAACTCCTttcaggacagccagaaacctaagtGTTTTGATTGGTGATCAGTTAAGcctcacagaccacattgctacaacgacctggtcctgcagatttgccttttaCAATGTTAGAAAGATtcgacccttcctgtcagagcaagctgcaaaacttcttgtccaagctctctCCAGACTAGACTATTGTCTCTCCAGACAGACTAGGCCTCTTGCACGTACTATCAAGAAAGCTCATGTTACACTTCTCTTCATCAGCCAAAAGCCactcacatcaaattcaaggtgttgatgtttgcctacaagatgaccactggagCTGCAACAATATAcataaactcactagttcaaacgTATGCACCCaacagaagcttgcattctgcaagtgaatgacgcaTTGTAGTGCCATACGAAAAAAGGCACAACATATATTCTCCagggtatatatatatctctAACCCAGGATAAAACCTGCTCCGGAGCAGGGTAGCTTTGTAGCATAACTTACCATGGTGACTAAACCTGTTCAAAACCCCAGCCCATCTTCTTAAgtctgaaaagtatgagcattttttggggggggggggtctatttACACACTTGCTCTTGTGTATTAGATGTTTACCTGTGGTTGTTAAAGACAACAGAAATACATAGAATGTGTGAATAAGCATTTATATGAATGCAGTGTTGAATgaggcatttatatagcactttgtGTATTGCTTTTCACCCAAAGTACTTTACAACCATATGGGGATCTCTTTTCAACCATCACCAGTGTGCAGTATCCACTTGGACATACACTAGCTACAGGTGGAGAGAAGAGAGATTGATAGAGCCAATTCAATGGTTGGGcattattaggaggccatgattgatGAGGGCCAGTGGAGGGAATTTGACCAGGACACTGGGGTTACCCCCTACTCGTTAAGAGATGTGTCATGGAATTTTTAATTACCAAAgggagtcaggacctcagtttaacatctcttttaacatctttttttgaCTGTATATTGTCCCCATCACTATACTGGGGCATAAGGAttcacacagaccacagggtgagcacccccttgATGGCCTAACTAACACCTCTTCTAACAGGAACCTAGTTTttccaggaggtctcccatccaggtactgaccagctcAACCATGCTTAGCTTCACTGTGTGACCAGTATTAGGttgcagggtgatatggctgtggCATTACTGCATTAAATGTTACTGTATGAGACTTTTAAATTGATGTGCTCGACACTCATACTTTTACATTAcgttattcatttagctgatgcttttatccaaagcgacttacaattgctatgtaTGTCAggggtcgcacgcctctggagctactaggggttaagtgtcttgctcagggacacattggtgtctcacagtggattcaaacctgggtctctcacaccaaaggcatgtgtcttatccgcTGCgccatcacccccccccccttttgtgTCTGCACTCTTTTAATATAGTGGTATAATAACTACAGCGCCTTTAACTAAGTgcctttaactttaactttaactgaggtgcccttgagcaaaggaccctgaacccccaactgctccccgggcgccgcagcaaaaatgactgcccactgctccgggtgtgtgttcagtgtgtgtgtgttcactgctgtgtgtgtgcactttggatgggttaaatgcagagcacgaattatgagtatgggtcaccatacttggctgaatgtcacgtcacttttttgtcacttttttttgaTTATGGCAAATCTGCTGCTTCCACACAGAAATTCAGCTGGAATATTCCCATCAGTTTACAAGTGAAGACGAGAATCAAAGCTTCAGGAAGCAATCTGTAAAGtctgagtttattaaagaggaaagagaggagatgagagatccagaaccctgcagaatcaaacacactgaagatactgaagaactaacaggttGGTGCTTATTCTTCATTAATAATGCTGATGGTTCTGAAGTTTCAAGTAGATTTATATTGTGTTTGTTGTAACTGGAAATATCTTTAGAGATCTTCAATAATATTACTAAATCAAATAAAGAACCCGCTGTTACATTAGGGTTTAATTTTGTGTCTTTTCACTTTTTAATGAgttaatgacaaataaatgcttttttgctGTTATTTCAGAGTTGACTGAAGAAAATGAGGACAATGAAGAATTGAGTGAAGTTGAGGAGAAAATTCACTTCAAAACTGGAGAAAACCACTTGAGTTGCTGTCAAAGCAAACAGataatattaaagaaaacaagAGCCAATaaatctttcacctgcactcagtgtggaaagagcttgAAATGCAAATATAATCTTGATGTTCACATGAGACTTCATACCAGAGAGAAAccgtacaagtgttcacactgtgacaagagattcagtcgatCAGATCACCTGAAAACACATGAGGtaattcatactggagagaaaccatacacctgtgatcagtgcgggaagagtttcacaaACTCAGCAAGTCTTAAGttacacatgaacatccacactagaGAGAAActgtacacatgtgatcagtgtggggtAACATTTTTTAAAGCTTCAGTCCTGAAGCAGCATCTGAAAGTTCATACAAAGGAAACGccacattcatgtcatttgtgtggaaagaTATTTTTACatctacaacatttaaaaaaacatcagaaaacaCATACTGGTGTGAGAGATTACATGTGTTTTGAGTGTGAGAAGACTTTTACTTCAgcgaacagtttaaaacatcaccagaggattcacactggagagaaaccttacaagtgttcacactgtgacaagacatTCAGTCGGTCAACACATctgaaaaaacataaaattatccACAGTGGAGAGAAACCATATGCATGTGATCAGTGTGAGAAGAGATTAACAACAAAAGGAAGTCTTTTGCGGCAtatgagagttcatactggagagaaaccattcacttGTGATCAGTGCGGAAAGAGTTTTTCACGATCAGCAAACCTTAAGgtacacatgaacatccacactagaGAGAAGCTGTACACATGTGATCAATGCGGGAAAACATTTTTGAGTAGTTCAGAACTGCAATCACACCTGAGAGTTCATACAAAggagaaaccacattcatgtcatttgtgtggaaaaagtttttcacgtcttcaaagtttgaaaatacatcagaaaatacatactggtgtgagagaTTACATGTGTTTTGAGTGTGAGAAGACTTTTACTTCAGCAAAGTGTTTAAAACAGCACCaaaggattcacactggagagaaaccttacaagtgttcacactgtgacaagcgattcagtcagtcaggagacctgaaaacacatgagaggatccacactggagagaaaccgtacaagtgttcacactgtgacaagagatttagTCGGTcaacacatctgaaaacacatgagaggatccacactggagagaaaccgtacaagtgttcacactgtgacaagagattcagtgtgtcaGCAACTCTAAAaatacatgagaggatccacactggagagaaaccgtatcacTGCACTGCATGTGGGAAGCATTTCAGTCAATCTTCTGCTCTACACAGTCAtacaaaaaacaatcacagtaaTTAGATCATCTTCAGATCCAGCACTTTCAGATCTGATGCTGAGTCCTTCACCAGGTGTGACACATGCATAAATCGGTCATTACAAGTGACATGACAAAGATACATTATCTAATCTTTTCACAGTGAATAAAGTTTATCTTCATCTTCAGAACCAGCAGAATCAACTGTTTGATTTAGATAAACTAGATAAAtccttgtttttcatttttctgcATGATATAAATTATATCTCCTGTTGTTCACATAATGAATAATGTGTCAGTTGTAGTTTGCTTACTCTTCTGCTTTTCTTCATTAAAGTTTTTTACAAACTGCTCTTGTTCAGGAAGCTGAAGAAGAGACTTTAACTTTTAAGAGAGActgagatttattttaaattatgttcttcattgttgtttttaaattgatttaaaatgtttctaaataATTCTTCCACTTATAATGAATTTAGGAAATACAGATGCAAGCAAGATCTGCTGTCATGTAGCTCTTCAACTGATCCTTATATGCTTCCCTTTAGCCCCTTTTACACTGCACGTTGGACACGGAAAATTGCCGGatcaccttctgtgtgaacgcaaacacgtcccgggattgattccaggATTGTTcccaggtcggggacctagtaacattgctgggttcagtcccagaatgagctctgtgtgaacaaaagccagaactaatgccgtaaatggtgtcgtagtgatgatgcaCATTAGCGCgcaactcttttaccaggtgttttgaaggcagatcaacgtttgCAAGGAAAAAAATATCCTTATGTCatgtgtctttacgggacctttacaggttgtgtgtgaacgcacgcacatattccatgtaatcactggcagtgtgaaaggggcaaaatgtagcaacccgggaacaattgccgggacacattacctgtgtattttctggaatggcagtgtgaaaggggcttttgtatttttataatatttatttgaacaggtacactgtaaaatatacattaaccTTAGAAAGGAGAGATGCATTATACCAGGTTGTAGCGCTTATGCTAATTTCCACCTGTAGTCCCTGGGCAGGCTGATGACAAATAGATAcacatattaataatacatttacccCAAAACAGCATTAAAATTACCACAGCCTTTTATTCCTCAGCATTCACTAACAAATAAACTCTCAAATACACATCAATTACAATGCATTATGTGAACATGTTTGTTTTAGAAGAAGCCATTTTTTGGCCTGATGTGAAAAAGTGTTAAAATTTACACGTGGTCAACTCTATTGCCAACTTGTTCCACTGTCTGATGGCCACACTTGAGAAAGCTTAATTATGTTTTCAAAACTAAATATACTATGGTTTTTAAGAATATCACAGTGATGAAATAACTGAAATTTCTTGTCATGAACTTTTATACAATGATTTCATGGGCCTTAATGCTGTTTTACATGCCTGTGACCAGCTCATCATGCAGTAATGAAAGTGCGGAATTATCATCACATTTAGATATAAATTAGATGCATCTATAGTCAGAGAGTTCCTAATATATCTAAAATGTGCTGTTAATTTTCAAAGTTTTAGCtatcttttaaatatgtttttttagattaaaaatttGGGTCAAAAATTACAAATTTCGAATAaaccaaagcaactgaacaacattcattaggaaaacagtgtcaataatgtaaaaattatagttaaaggcagttcatcattgaattcagtgatgtcacctttgttcagtttaaatagtgtctgtgcatttatttcaacgatatcgctgtagatgaagtgtccccaactaagcaagccaaagacgacagcggcaaggaaccgaaactccatcggtgacagaa from Carassius carassius chromosome 1, fCarCar2.1, whole genome shotgun sequence includes:
- the LOC132155035 gene encoding zinc finger protein 678-like isoform X3; the protein is MDTGNCLVDSGDKSVVLFLGGVALHDKVPLKRKSYSAEYKLQAVKYAAENGNRAAGRQFGVSEKLVRDWRKMEVTLTLMKKTKKANRGLKARWPELEKRVYRWVLEQRAAGRGLSAVQLRLHALIVAKEMNIQDFAGGPSWCSRFMQRNRLSMGTQTKWCQKRPLAAVDDTRDMQMSFIKEESEDIRIADVFNNKHEDTEEQTEIHLDYSHQFTSEDEHQSFIEICVEEMGDPEPCGIKHTEDTEELTDTRDMSFIKEESEDIRIAEAFNIKHEDTEEQTEIQLDYSHQFTSEDEHQSFRNKSVKTEFIKEEREEMGDPEPCGIKHTEDTEELTEIQLEYSHQFTSEDENQSFRKQSVKSEFIKEEREEMRDPEPCRIKHTEDTEELTELTEENEDNEELSEVEEKIHFKTGENHLSCCQSKQIILKKTRANKSFTCTQCGKSLKCKYNLDVHMRLHTREKPYKCSHCDKRFSRSDHLKTHEVIHTGEKPYTCDQCGKSFTNSASLKLHMNIHTREKLYTCDQCGVTFFKASVLKQHLKVHTKETPHSCHLCGKIFLHLQHLKKHQKTHTGVRDYMCFECEKTFTSANSLKHHQRIHTGEKPYKCSHCDKTFSRSTHLKKHKIIHSGEKPYACDQCEKRLTTKGSLLRHMRVHTGEKPFTCDQCGKSFSRSANLKVHMNIHTREKLYTCDQCGKTFLSSSELQSHLRVHTKEKPHSCHLCGKSFSRLQSLKIHQKIHTGVRDYMCFECEKTFTSAKCLKQHQRIHTGEKPYKCSHCDKRFSQSGDLKTHERIHTGEKPYKCSHCDKRFSRSTHLKTHERIHTGEKPYKCSHCDKRFSVSATLKIHERIHTGEKPYHCTACGKHFSQSSALHSHTKNNHSN